The following proteins are co-located in the Eriocheir sinensis breed Jianghai 21 chromosome 34, ASM2467909v1, whole genome shotgun sequence genome:
- the LOC127007080 gene encoding cytochrome c oxidase subunit 4 isoform 1, mitochondrial-like: protein MAARRGCEMALNSAVKRYAVVGLRSALGGQQQVAAASSLSKIGNREVVGFGLNGTPSYIDRVDIPMPAIRFKENTPDVMALREKEKGDWSKLTLEEKKALYRASFCQTFAEVKAPTGEWKSILGISLLASSLAIWLFLFMKATVYEPIPDTFSQEKMEAQLKRMIDLRANPVQGTSSHWDYEKGDWK, encoded by the exons ATGGCGGCGAGACGAGGCTGTGAG ATGGCACTGAACTCTGCTGTGAAGAGGTATGCAGTGGTGGGCCTGAGGAGTGCCCTTGGAGGCCAGCAACAGGTGGCAGCAGCCTCTTCACTCTCCAAGATTGGTAACAGGGAAGTGGTGGGCTTTGGCTTAAATGGCACGCCCAGCTACATCGACCGCGTGGACATCCCCATGCCTGCCATCCGCTTCAAGGAGAACACCCCGGACGTCATG GCCCTccgggagaaggagaagggtgacTGGAGTAAGCTGAccctggaggagaagaaggcccTGTACCGCGCCTCCTTCTGCCAGACCTTCGCTGAGGTGAAGGCACCAACCGGCGAGTGGAAGAGCATATTGGGCATCAGCCTTCTCGCCTCCTCCCTCGCCATCTGGCTGTTCCTCTTCATGAAGGCCACCG TTTATGAGCCCATCCCAGACACATTCTCTCAGGAGAAAATGGAAGCCCAGCTCAAGAGAATGATTGACCTGCGTGCGAACCCCGTGCAGGGCACCTCTTCCCACTGGGACTACGAGAAGGGTGACTGGAAGTAA